The proteins below are encoded in one region of Clostridium pasteurianum DSM 525 = ATCC 6013:
- a CDS encoding acyl-CoA dehydratase activase — translation MKFYSIGIDSGSTTTKGILYNGDIVKKLIRKTSVKPRESILNIYEELSEGLKEKPYMVVTGYGRELADFADKKVTEITCHGKGAKYLNSNVKTVIDIGGQDSKVIKLDRDGNIVDFLMNDKCAAGTGRFLEVIVNILDTDVKSIDTMIKGIEPYSISSMCTVFAESEVISLIAEEVPREEILSGILSSIAKRTANFVSKIDVESTVFFTGGLSGSQELKIRLEKFLGVRIETSSLSQYAGAIGAAVIGYNKFKKCK, via the coding sequence GTGAAGTTTTATTCTATAGGTATAGATTCTGGTTCTACCACCACAAAGGGAATCTTATATAATGGTGATATAGTAAAAAAGCTTATAAGAAAAACTTCTGTGAAGCCTAGAGAAAGTATACTTAACATATATGAGGAATTGTCTGAGGGACTGAAAGAAAAGCCTTATATGGTGGTGACGGGATATGGTAGAGAATTAGCAGATTTTGCAGATAAGAAGGTCACAGAAATAACCTGTCATGGAAAAGGGGCAAAATATCTTAATTCAAATGTAAAAACTGTAATAGATATAGGTGGACAGGATAGCAAAGTTATAAAGTTAGATAGAGATGGTAATATTGTGGACTTTTTAATGAATGACAAATGTGCAGCAGGCACGGGAAGATTCTTAGAAGTAATAGTAAATATATTGGATACAGATGTTAAATCCATAGATACTATGATTAAAGGGATAGAACCCTATTCTATATCCAGTATGTGTACTGTATTTGCTGAATCTGAGGTTATAAGTTTAATTGCAGAGGAAGTTCCAAGGGAAGAAATCCTATCTGGAATTTTATCCTCTATAGCTAAAAGAACAGCTAATTTTGTTTCTAAAATCGATGTTGAAAGTACAGTGTTTTTTACAGGTGGACTTAGCGGCAGCCAGGAATTAAAAATTAGATTAGAAAAATTTTTAGGTGTTCGCATAGAAACATCTTCTTTGTCTCAATATGCTGGAGCTATCGGAGCAGCAGTAATAGGTTACAATAAGTTTAAAAAATGCAAATAG
- a CDS encoding aminotransferase class V-fold PLP-dependent enzyme, producing MIYFDNAATSFPKPPEVARSVFEAINSFGNPSRGSYNLSLDAARKVYAAREKIAMLFNLKDPLNVAFTSNATESLNIAIKGSFKPEDHIITTAMEHNSVLRPLYELKEKGVQVSIIKCNKRGLLNYTHVENEIKQHTKAIICTHGSNLTGNLIDIEKIGEICKVHNLLFILDASQTAGVFPIDMERHNIDILCFTGHKSLYGPQGTGGICLKNHLSINPLKTGGSGSFSFAEHHPCAMPDALEAGTINAHGIAGLLSGIQFIENTGIDTILSHELKLMWQFYNGVKNLPKVKIYGDFSTTLRAPIVSLNIADYDSKDISQELADSYDIATRAGAHCAPLMHKALGTEKQGAVRFSFSYFNTALEIKTAIKAIKNLADS from the coding sequence ATGATCTACTTTGATAATGCAGCTACAAGTTTTCCAAAACCACCGGAAGTTGCAAGGTCAGTATTTGAAGCTATAAATAGCTTTGGGAATCCATCCAGAGGCAGCTATAACCTATCCCTTGATGCTGCAAGAAAAGTGTATGCCGCAAGAGAAAAGATTGCAATGCTATTTAACTTAAAAGATCCATTAAATGTGGCCTTTACCTCCAACGCTACGGAAAGCCTCAATATTGCCATAAAAGGCTCATTTAAGCCAGAAGATCACATAATAACTACAGCAATGGAGCACAATTCTGTATTAAGACCTCTTTATGAGCTTAAAGAAAAAGGGGTTCAAGTTTCCATTATAAAATGTAATAAAAGAGGATTGTTAAATTACACTCATGTTGAAAATGAAATAAAGCAACACACTAAAGCTATAATCTGTACTCATGGTTCAAACTTAACAGGTAATCTAATAGACATAGAAAAAATAGGAGAAATATGTAAAGTCCATAATCTATTGTTTATATTAGATGCTTCTCAAACTGCGGGGGTTTTTCCCATTGATATGGAAAGACACAATATTGATATTCTCTGTTTTACAGGACATAAATCTCTCTATGGTCCCCAAGGTACTGGTGGAATATGCCTAAAGAATCACTTAAGCATAAATCCACTGAAAACAGGTGGCAGCGGAAGTTTTTCTTTTGCAGAACATCATCCATGTGCTATGCCGGATGCACTGGAAGCAGGCACAATTAATGCTCACGGTATTGCTGGACTTTTATCAGGCATTCAGTTCATAGAAAATACTGGTATAGATACAATACTAAGTCATGAATTAAAGCTTATGTGGCAATTTTATAATGGAGTTAAAAATCTTCCAAAGGTGAAAATCTATGGTGATTTTTCTACTACTCTAAGAGCTCCTATTGTCTCCCTTAACATAGCTGACTATGACTCCAAAGATATAAGCCAAGAGTTAGCAGATAGCTATGATATAGCCACAAGGGCTGGAGCCCACTGCGCCCCGCTAATGCATAAAGCCTTAGGCACAGAAAAACAAGGTGCTGTCAGATTTAGCTTTTCCTACTTTAACACTGCTTTAGAAATAAAAACCGCTATTAAAGCTATAAAAAACTTAGCAGATAGTTAA
- the selD gene encoding selenide, water dikinase SelD, translated as MEKKNSEFSCGGGCSAKLAPGFLQKILKNIPNRFDENLLIGFDSSDDAAVYKLTEDIAIIQTLDFFTPIVEDPYTFGKIAAANALSDVYAMGGEVKTALNIVCFPERLEGEILAEILRGGAEKVQEAGGIVCGGHSINDDKPKYGLSVTGIINPKKILPNNNCSIGDKIILTKPLGVGIITTANKVGEADETAYRKAIKSMETLNKYAAEKIKKYKVNACTDVTGFGFLGHLNEMASTEYTISVDVNSVPYIEEAYDYAKEFFITAAGQKNRKHLLEKVKLENIEFAIEEILFDPQTSGGLLASVDKFQAEDLIKDLNELEIKSQIVGEVIERQDVNIIVEASS; from the coding sequence GTGGAAAAAAAGAATTCAGAATTCTCCTGTGGAGGAGGATGCAGTGCAAAACTGGCACCAGGATTTTTGCAAAAGATACTTAAAAATATTCCAAATAGATTTGATGAGAATCTGCTTATAGGTTTTGACAGCTCAGATGATGCAGCAGTTTATAAACTCACTGAGGACATAGCTATAATACAAACTTTAGATTTTTTTACACCTATAGTTGAGGATCCCTATACCTTTGGGAAAATAGCTGCTGCCAATGCTCTTAGTGATGTCTATGCCATGGGAGGAGAGGTTAAAACTGCTCTTAACATAGTATGTTTTCCAGAAAGATTAGAGGGAGAAATACTTGCAGAAATATTGAGAGGTGGTGCCGAAAAGGTTCAGGAAGCAGGGGGAATAGTATGTGGAGGACATTCCATAAATGATGATAAGCCTAAATATGGATTGTCTGTAACTGGAATAATAAATCCTAAAAAAATACTTCCCAATAATAACTGTAGTATAGGAGATAAGATTATACTTACAAAACCACTGGGAGTGGGCATAATAACCACTGCCAATAAGGTAGGAGAAGCCGATGAAACTGCTTATAGAAAAGCTATAAAGTCTATGGAAACTTTAAATAAATATGCTGCAGAAAAGATTAAAAAATATAAAGTTAATGCTTGTACAGATGTAACGGGTTTTGGATTTTTGGGACATTTAAATGAAATGGCAAGTACTGAGTATACTATTTCTGTGGATGTAAACAGTGTTCCATATATTGAAGAAGCTTATGACTATGCGAAGGAATTTTTTATAACCGCCGCAGGGCAAAAGAATAGAAAACATCTTCTTGAAAAAGTTAAACTTGAAAATATTGAATTTGCTATAGAAGAAATACTATTTGATCCACAGACTTCCGGCGGACTTTTAGCAAGTGTGGATAAATTTCAGGCAGAAGATCTAATAAAAGATTTAAATGAACTTGAAATAAAGTCTCAAATAGTGGGAGAAGTAATAGAGAGACAGGATGTAAACATAATAGTTGAAGCAAGTTCTTAA
- the yedF gene encoding sulfurtransferase-like selenium metabolism protein YedF — MIRIDAKGDVCPIPIIKTKKELKNIEKNGTVLVIVDNETAKENLEKMAKELGYKYSSKTVNKEHYEVEIIKGEVSEAEDKLSQNQIDTLENNEAIKQYKKDNTLVVISSITMGDGDEELGKILIKGFIYALTEVEKLPVSIIFYNGGAKLSVKDSPVIEDLQKLEQLGVEILTCGTCLDYYNIKDNLAVGKITNMYSIVEKMNVADKIIKP, encoded by the coding sequence ATGATAAGAATAGATGCAAAGGGTGATGTGTGCCCAATACCAATTATAAAGACAAAGAAGGAACTTAAAAATATTGAAAAGAACGGAACAGTTTTAGTTATTGTAGATAATGAAACAGCTAAGGAAAACTTGGAAAAAATGGCTAAGGAGCTTGGGTACAAGTATAGTAGTAAAACTGTAAATAAAGAGCACTATGAAGTTGAAATTATAAAAGGTGAAGTTTCAGAAGCAGAGGATAAGCTCTCACAAAATCAGATTGATACATTGGAAAATAATGAAGCAATTAAACAGTATAAAAAAGATAACACTTTAGTAGTTATTTCTTCTATTACCATGGGAGACGGCGATGAAGAACTGGGCAAAATTCTTATTAAAGGATTTATCTATGCTTTAACAGAAGTAGAGAAACTGCCAGTCAGTATTATTTTTTATAATGGAGGAGCAAAACTTTCTGTGAAGGATTCTCCAGTAATAGAAGATTTGCAGAAATTAGAACAGCTTGGAGTAGAGATATTAACCTGTGGAACATGTCTTGATTATTACAATATAAAAGATAATTTAGCCGTAGGTAAAATAACCAATATGTATAGTATTGTAGAAAAGATGAATGTAGCAGATAAAATAATTAAGCCATAA
- a CDS encoding DUF3343 domain-containing protein: MNREIFNLVTFNSTHSAIRAERELLNEGIKVKVIPVPTEITASCGLSIRMKLEDLEKVKNILKNNDIATAGYYHVEKLGLKKNISAR; the protein is encoded by the coding sequence ATGAATAGAGAAATATTTAATTTGGTAACCTTTAATTCCACTCATAGTGCCATTAGAGCAGAAAGAGAATTGTTGAATGAGGGTATAAAAGTTAAGGTTATACCTGTACCTACAGAGATAACTGCCAGCTGCGGACTCTCTATAAGAATGAAATTAGAGGATTTAGAGAAAGTTAAAAATATACTAAAGAATAATGATATAGCTACAGCTGGTTATTATCATGTGGAAAAATTAGGACTTAAGAAAAATATAAGTGCCAGATAA
- a CDS encoding MMPL family transporter, producing the protein MAKLLYRIGDWVYKRPKRVILAWLLIIVALAVVTLSSGMKFSDSFSIPGSKSEKAGKLLEKATSTNKNNDTSTIRLIFKVNNGKTLMDTSIKDSIDKLRTKIQEEDKNVLVVSDPYKMMTISENKKIAYADITYNEKADKVSEESKNKVLQSIGITRDAGIQTELGGDVSFSELEIVGASDAVGLIAAFVVLLITFGLFLAAGLPIMTAIIGLLSGLMCIFISSNYVDTPVFSLSLAAMIGLAVGIDYALFIISRYRQNVGEGYSLQESVSRAMATAGSAVLFAGVTVIIALSGLSLVGVPFLKVMGLGAAAVVLLVVVASLITVPAVISLAGERISPKRKNKIFKSIKVKDKKQKHSFWGGIVSKYPIIIVVSVLIVTALFSYQALHLELGLPDNGAKPKNSTERKGYDIMSEGFGKGINGQLIVVADASKASGNYLVTLQEVTKEIEKLPDIKFISPAIPVGNGKLAMINIIPKSGPNDKETKDLVEKINKEAETIQKNKKVEIMVTGSTAVNIDTENMLSKAMPKFILVIVGLALILMTLVFRSIFVPIKAVLGFMMTIFSTLGFGVMVLQDGHLSGLFNVAAREPVLCFLPILVTGILFGLAMDYEVFLVSRMREEFTKTGNAKQSVISGIKNSGTVVTAAGLIMTAVFLGFAFNVDANVKSMGITLAFGVLFDAFIVRMTFVPAVMVLLGKKTWYMPKWLDKILPKIDVEGEDLMKEEQVS; encoded by the coding sequence ATGGCAAAATTATTGTACAGAATAGGTGATTGGGTTTATAAGAGACCAAAAAGAGTTATTTTAGCATGGCTGTTAATTATAGTAGCATTAGCAGTTGTAACTTTAAGTTCAGGTATGAAATTTAGTGATAGTTTTTCTATTCCTGGAAGTAAATCTGAAAAAGCTGGCAAACTGCTAGAAAAAGCTACATCTACAAATAAAAATAATGATACATCTACAATAAGGCTTATTTTCAAAGTTAACAATGGCAAAACTCTTATGGATACATCGATTAAAGATTCAATAGATAAATTAAGAACTAAAATACAAGAAGAAGATAAGAATGTTTTAGTTGTATCTGATCCATATAAGATGATGACTATAAGCGAAAACAAAAAAATAGCTTATGCAGATATAACATACAATGAAAAGGCAGATAAAGTATCAGAAGAATCAAAAAATAAAGTGTTGCAAAGTATAGGTATTACAAGAGATGCAGGAATTCAAACTGAATTAGGAGGAGACGTTAGTTTTTCTGAACTTGAAATCGTTGGAGCCTCCGATGCAGTTGGGCTTATAGCTGCGTTCGTTGTTCTTTTAATTACTTTTGGACTATTTTTAGCAGCTGGCTTACCAATAATGACAGCAATTATCGGGTTATTATCAGGATTAATGTGTATATTTATATCTTCAAATTATGTTGATACACCAGTCTTTTCTCTGTCTTTAGCAGCAATGATTGGCTTAGCGGTAGGAATTGATTATGCATTATTTATAATTTCCAGGTATCGTCAAAATGTAGGAGAAGGCTATAGCTTACAAGAATCAGTATCAAGAGCAATGGCTACAGCGGGTAGTGCGGTATTATTCGCAGGTGTAACTGTTATTATAGCACTTAGTGGTCTTTCCCTAGTTGGGGTTCCATTTTTAAAGGTTATGGGATTAGGTGCAGCCGCAGTGGTACTTTTGGTAGTAGTGGCTTCGCTTATTACAGTTCCAGCAGTAATAAGTCTTGCTGGGGAACGTATAAGTCCAAAGCGAAAAAATAAGATTTTCAAATCCATAAAAGTTAAGGATAAGAAACAAAAGCATAGCTTTTGGGGAGGTATTGTAAGTAAATATCCAATTATTATAGTGGTTTCTGTTTTAATTGTAACTGCTTTATTTAGTTATCAGGCTCTTCATTTAGAATTGGGACTTCCCGACAATGGAGCCAAACCAAAGAATTCCACAGAACGTAAAGGATATGATATTATGTCCGAGGGCTTTGGGAAAGGTATTAATGGTCAGCTTATAGTTGTAGCAGATGCTTCTAAAGCTAGCGGAAACTATTTAGTTACGCTTCAAGAGGTAACTAAAGAAATAGAAAAATTGCCAGATATAAAATTTATATCGCCAGCTATCCCAGTAGGTAATGGAAAATTAGCGATGATAAATATAATACCTAAAAGTGGACCAAATGATAAAGAAACTAAGGATTTAGTTGAGAAAATTAACAAAGAAGCTGAAACTATTCAGAAGAATAAAAAAGTTGAAATTATGGTAACTGGATCAACAGCAGTTAATATAGATACTGAAAATATGCTCAGCAAAGCTATGCCTAAGTTTATACTAGTAATTGTTGGACTCGCCTTGATTTTAATGACTTTGGTTTTTAGATCTATATTTGTGCCTATTAAAGCTGTTTTGGGTTTTATGATGACTATATTTTCAACTTTAGGATTTGGAGTTATGGTTTTGCAGGATGGACATTTATCTGGATTATTTAATGTTGCGGCACGTGAACCTGTATTATGTTTCTTACCTATATTGGTTACGGGAATTTTATTTGGATTAGCTATGGATTATGAAGTGTTTTTAGTAAGCCGTATGCGAGAGGAATTCACAAAAACAGGTAATGCAAAACAATCAGTCATTTCTGGAATAAAAAATAGTGGTACTGTAGTAACTGCAGCAGGACTAATAATGACAGCGGTGTTCTTAGGATTTGCTTTCAATGTTGATGCTAACGTTAAATCTATGGGAATTACACTTGCTTTCGGAGTTTTATTTGATGCATTTATTGTAAGAATGACATTTGTACCAGCAGTTATGGTACTATTAGGTAAAAAAACTTGGTACATGCCAAAGTGGTTAGACAAAATTCTTCCTAAAATTGATGTTGAAGGCGAAGATTTGATGAAAGAAGAACAGGTTAGTTAA
- a CDS encoding sensor histidine kinase: MNKIEIDENDIFKMPTIVCIILIYIATLFLQNIRKPSLFASMIFTVVIISYLIIYLFCNTFKARYSVYFVIQGIIIFGAAFIMQKGYYALFMGMIPVLISQGIGFYYDKFKVIFIFLFLYAVFCGTVVIIDGANQLAQTIPFLLIAVIAVVAYSSIFFKQVKLRIHTQKILKELELAYDRVEELTLTNERQRMARDLHDTLSQGLAGVIMQLEAVNANLNKNNTARAQEIVKNAMVHARKTLADSRLVIDDLRNEDNLEIDFVNLIEDEVAKFKNISNIFVNLDINIKSKLYTKVIEYILYIVRECLNNIARHAKAKNVQIDITEKDRQININVIDDGVGFDVRSLDKVYGHYGILGITERVRAIQGKIKIKSEKKVGTQINIIIPAEKGIFNGNE; the protein is encoded by the coding sequence ATGAACAAAATTGAAATAGATGAGAATGATATTTTTAAAATGCCTACAATCGTATGCATTATTTTAATTTATATAGCAACTTTATTTTTGCAAAATATCAGAAAACCTTCATTATTTGCCAGTATGATTTTTACTGTAGTAATTATAAGCTATTTAATTATATACTTATTTTGTAATACTTTTAAGGCAAGATATTCGGTGTATTTTGTGATACAAGGCATAATTATTTTTGGTGCTGCGTTTATAATGCAAAAAGGATATTACGCTTTATTTATGGGAATGATTCCGGTGTTGATTTCTCAAGGTATTGGATTTTATTATGATAAATTTAAAGTTATTTTTATATTTTTATTTCTATATGCTGTATTTTGTGGCACTGTAGTAATAATAGATGGTGCTAATCAACTTGCTCAAACTATTCCATTCCTTCTTATAGCTGTTATTGCTGTGGTTGCATATTCATCTATTTTTTTCAAACAAGTAAAATTACGTATTCATACACAGAAAATTTTAAAAGAATTGGAACTTGCATATGATAGAGTTGAAGAATTAACTTTAACTAATGAGAGACAGAGGATGGCAAGAGATTTACATGATACGCTATCCCAAGGTCTTGCTGGTGTAATTATGCAATTAGAGGCGGTAAATGCTAATTTAAATAAGAATAATACGGCTAGAGCTCAGGAAATTGTGAAAAATGCAATGGTACATGCAAGAAAAACTCTGGCAGATTCAAGACTTGTTATAGATGATTTGAGAAATGAAGATAATTTAGAGATAGATTTTGTTAATTTAATAGAAGATGAAGTTGCTAAATTTAAAAATATTTCAAACATCTTTGTTAACTTAGATATTAATATAAAATCAAAATTATATACAAAAGTTATAGAATACATTTTATATATAGTAAGGGAATGTTTAAACAATATTGCAAGACATGCAAAGGCAAAAAATGTACAAATTGATATAACAGAAAAAGATAGACAAATAAATATAAATGTTATAGATGACGGTGTTGGATTTGATGTTAGAAGTTTAGATAAAGTTTATGGTCACTATGGAATACTGGGAATAACTGAACGAGTACGTGCGATTCAGGGGAAAATTAAAATTAAAAGTGAAAAAAAAGTCGGTACACAAATTAACATTATAATACCGGCTGAGAAAGGAATATTTAACGGAAATGAGTAA
- a CDS encoding response regulator transcription factor, with product MSKIKILIVDDHLVVREGLKLIFETEDNYEVAGEAENGEKALMLVEDLKPDVILMDLSMPKMSGLEAIKILNERNNTIPVIILTTYNEDNLIKQGLSLGAKGYLLKDSTREELIRTVEAAFRGEILLQSEVTKALFNTQKKVNQIDQSFNSEITERELFILQAIVRGCTSKEIAFDMGVSERTVKAHLTNIYSKLNVESRSEAAAVAIERGIIHINR from the coding sequence ATGAGTAAAATAAAAATACTGATAGTTGATGATCATTTAGTAGTTAGAGAAGGCCTAAAATTAATTTTTGAAACAGAAGATAATTATGAAGTTGCTGGAGAGGCTGAAAATGGTGAAAAGGCTTTAATGCTCGTAGAAGATCTAAAACCAGATGTAATATTAATGGATTTATCTATGCCTAAAATGAGTGGATTAGAGGCAATAAAAATATTAAATGAAAGGAATAATACAATTCCTGTAATTATTTTGACAACTTACAATGAAGATAATTTAATAAAACAAGGACTTTCATTAGGTGCAAAAGGATATTTGCTTAAGGACAGTACACGAGAGGAACTTATTAGAACTGTTGAAGCTGCATTTAGAGGAGAAATTCTTCTTCAGTCAGAAGTAACAAAAGCTCTTTTTAATACACAAAAGAAAGTCAATCAAATAGATCAATCTTTTAATAGTGAAATTACAGAGAGAGAGTTATTTATTCTTCAAGCTATTGTAAGAGGATGCACTAGTAAAGAAATAGCTTTTGATATGGGAGTATCAGAGAGGACAGTAAAAGCACATTTAACAAATATATATAGTAAGCTTAATGTTGAGTCTAGGTCCGAGGCTGCTGCTGTAGCAATAGAACGAGGAATTATACATATTAACAGGTAA
- a CDS encoding HAD family hydrolase: protein MSYSGVIFDLDGTLLNTLDDMADSVNCILQNHGYPIHDLEKYKYFIGNGMEKLIRRALPESSAKDEEMVKTCLDEFMLEYDRRWDNLTRPYEGINDLMEALDSKGIEMSVLSNKPNEFTRLLIDKFFGLKRFKVVLGARRDVPKKPDPTAAFEISKLSKIPENEYLYLGDTGVDMKTANAAGMYAVGVTWGFRKADELLENGAKTIIDSPMELMKLL, encoded by the coding sequence ATGAGTTATTCTGGAGTTATTTTTGATCTTGATGGAACACTTCTAAATACCCTTGATGATATGGCTGATTCAGTGAATTGCATATTGCAAAATCATGGATATCCTATACATGATTTAGAAAAGTACAAATATTTTATTGGCAATGGAATGGAAAAGCTTATAAGGAGGGCTTTGCCAGAAAGTAGTGCAAAAGACGAAGAAATGGTAAAGACATGTTTAGATGAATTTATGTTAGAATATGATAGAAGATGGGATAATTTAACAAGACCCTATGAAGGTATAAACGATTTAATGGAAGCTTTAGATTCTAAGGGAATAGAAATGTCTGTACTTTCAAATAAACCTAATGAATTTACCAGATTGTTAATAGATAAATTTTTTGGATTAAAACGATTTAAAGTTGTTTTGGGCGCAAGAAGGGATGTACCTAAAAAACCTGATCCTACAGCAGCTTTTGAAATATCAAAATTGTCTAAAATACCTGAAAATGAATATCTTTATCTTGGGGATACAGGAGTAGATATGAAAACTGCAAATGCAGCTGGTATGTACGCTGTAGGAGTTACTTGGGGTTTTAGAAAAGCTGATGAATTACTGGAAAATGGTGCAAAGACAATAATTGATAGTCCTATGGAACTTATGAAACTTTTATAA
- the yqeC gene encoding selenium cofactor biosynthesis protein YqeC, with amino-acid sequence MKLRKLLNIHKGSITSIVGAGGKTTLMFSLAEELRQKSKVLVTTTTKIYVPQKYQYDYIAKSECEFDYYNKLSCKGIYVYGDSVNSNNKLIGLDCRLLEEQLSYFDYVLIESDGSKGKTIKGWGDYEPVISNKTNNTIGIFSIENIGRKINENNVHRIKQFMNITDSCEGDTINIDHITKLIFHSKGLFKNAVGHRILFINKVENESDIVLTRKLINNINKNNHGYIDSIVFGRLQ; translated from the coding sequence ATGAAACTTAGGAAATTGTTGAATATTCATAAAGGTTCTATTACATCTATTGTTGGAGCAGGTGGAAAAACTACCTTGATGTTTTCCTTAGCAGAAGAATTAAGGCAGAAAAGTAAAGTTCTTGTAACTACTACTACCAAAATATACGTACCTCAAAAATATCAATATGATTATATTGCAAAGAGTGAATGTGAATTTGATTATTATAATAAGTTAAGCTGTAAGGGAATTTATGTATATGGAGATAGTGTAAATAGCAATAATAAATTAATCGGATTAGATTGCAGACTTTTAGAAGAGCAGTTATCTTATTTTGATTATGTCCTAATAGAATCAGATGGTTCTAAGGGGAAAACTATTAAGGGCTGGGGTGATTATGAGCCTGTTATAAGTAATAAAACCAATAATACCATAGGGATTTTTAGTATAGAAAATATAGGAAGAAAAATAAATGAAAATAATGTTCACAGAATTAAACAATTTATGAATATTACCGATAGTTGTGAGGGGGATACTATAAATATAGATCATATTACAAAGCTGATATTTCATTCTAAAGGATTATTCAAGAACGCTGTTGGACATAGAATTTTATTTATAAATAAGGTGGAAAATGAAAGTGATATTGTTTTAACAAGAAAGTTGATAAACAATATTAATAAGAATAATCACGGATATATTGATAGTATTGTATTTGGACGATTACAATAG
- a CDS encoding GGDEF domain-containing protein — MDICEEVKERLSIFKNLYDVIRIIDPVNKKAIISKNDNVEKIESPCYRFWGSNSSCKNCISMRAYIEQDTFTKFEYINGKIFSIIATPIKFRGKEYILEMIKEMSVTDLNIDGKGDLKDLISALNEKIITDYLTNVYNRRYINERLPIDIDNSIKIKKPISIVIADLDSFKQINDDFGHVMGDIVLKDTCKIIKDFLIKNEDWVGRYGGDEFLIVLNNINREEAYKIIESMRIKIEKHKFKYNDKSINITVSFGIYTVDSQVEFNAVIEELDKNLYKAKKHGKNRIVV; from the coding sequence TTGGATATATGTGAAGAAGTAAAAGAAAGATTGTCTATATTTAAAAATTTATATGATGTCATTAGAATTATAGACCCTGTGAATAAAAAAGCTATAATATCTAAAAATGATAACGTTGAAAAAATAGAAAGCCCTTGCTATAGATTTTGGGGAAGTAATTCTTCATGTAAAAATTGTATTTCTATGAGAGCTTATATAGAACAAGATACTTTCACTAAATTTGAATATATTAATGGAAAAATATTTTCCATAATTGCAACACCTATAAAATTTCGTGGGAAAGAATATATCTTAGAAATGATAAAGGAAATGTCTGTAACTGATTTAAATATAGATGGAAAAGGTGATTTAAAAGACCTAATTAGTGCCTTAAATGAAAAAATTATAACTGATTACCTCACTAATGTATATAATCGAAGATATATTAATGAAAGGTTGCCCATTGATATAGATAATAGTATAAAAATTAAAAAACCAATATCAATAGTTATTGCAGATCTTGACTCTTTTAAGCAGATTAATGATGACTTTGGTCATGTAATGGGTGATATAGTACTTAAGGATACATGTAAAATTATAAAAGATTTTTTAATTAAAAATGAAGATTGGGTAGGAAGATATGGCGGAGATGAGTTTTTGATTGTATTAAATAATATTAATAGAGAAGAAGCTTATAAAATTATAGAATCCATGAGAATAAAAATAGAAAAACATAAATTTAAATATAATGATAAAAGCATTAATATTACTGTAAGTTTTGGAATATATACTGTTGATAGTCAAGTAGAGTTTAATGCTGTAATAGAAGAATTGGATAAAAATTTATATAAGGCCAAAAAACATGGTAAAAACAGAATAGTTGTTTAA